ACTATCCGCTGCCAGCAGGCTTTGCTTACGCCGAAATCGATTTTCAAACGGGCGAGCTCAATATTGATTATCAAACCGGCGGCTTTATGAGTCTGATTGGCGACCTACACAAAGGCCGCCATACAGGTAAAGCATGGAGCTGGGTCATTGATATCTCAGCTGTTTTGATGATTCTGTTTGCCATCACCGGATTAATTATTCTCTTTCAAAACCGTAAAAAACGGGCCGCAGGCCTTTGGTTAACGCTTCTTGGTGTTGCCACGCCTTTGGTCATTTATCTAGTTTGGGTGCCTCAACTTAAAGGAGTATCTTAATGAAACAAGCCCACTTAATCGCAGCTCTACTAATTGGCTGTTTATTCAGCCCACTGAGCTTTGCAAAAGATCCCAACCTCACCGTTGAGTTCACTTTACCTGAGCTAGATGTTTCTCCATATCATCGCCCTTACGTGGCGCTATGGCTAGAAACACCTGAACGTAAACACGTTACCACTATTGCACTTTGGGTCGAAAAAGCTGAATGGTTTAAAGACTTACGTCAGTGGTGGCGAAAAGCAGGTCGTAGCAACGACAGCTTTGATGGTGTAACAGGTGCAACAAAACGCCCAGGCACTTACACCATTGAGTGGCAAGGTAAAGATTTAAAAGGTAATCCAGTTAAACCTGGTAGCTACCTGCTTAATGTTGAAGTTGTACGTGAGGAAGGTGGCCGAGATTACACCCGCGTTGAAATCGACTTAACGAAAGACGGCAAAGTCACAATTAAAGGCGAAAAAGAGTTCGCGACTAGCTTTGTTACCATTACCAGTAATTAAGGACAAACAATGAAATTAAAATTATTAAAAACGGCGCTGATTGGCGCAGTAACCTTCACAGCACTTGCCTCTGGCTATGCACAAGCACACGCCCGTTGGTTAATGCCATCTCACACTTCTTTATCTGGTGAGAAAACTCACTATGTGATGATCGATGCCAGTATTTCGAATGAGTTGTTTAGCCCAGATAAAGCATACCGCCCGAAAGAAAAAGGCGCAGAGTATGACGACAACTTATTAATTGCCCTTGCTCCAAATGGTAAGCCGGTTAAAGAAACGATCCGCGCATACTACTTAAAACGCAAAAACTCAGCGGCAGTGAGTTTATCTCAAGACGGTACTTACCATATTGCTATGCAGCAAAAACCAATGCTAATGACTTTCTATAAAGACAAAGATGGCAACCGTGGCCGTGTGTTCGCAGGTAAAAAAGAAGCAGACCTACCAGCAGGCGCAACCGATGTACGCACTGTAAAATCAATCGCAACGGTTGATACTTTTGTAAGCCGTAATGGTACTTCTAAGCCAACATTGCTTGGTCAAGGTTTAGAAATTTCAGGCCCAACTCACCCGAACGATCTATTTGCTGGTGAAGAAGCTAAGTTCCAATTATTAATGGATGGCAAACCAGCCGCTGACGTTGAGCTTGCTATTGTTCGTGGTAGTGCACGCTATCGCAATGAGCGTGACGAAGTGAAAGTAACAACCGATAAAAAAGGCTTCTTTACTGTGACATTCGCTCATGCCGATATGTATCTGATTGAAGCATCTGTTGATCAAAAACCAACAGAGGCCGATATCGATAATGTACGCTACTCATTATTCACAACGCTTGAAGTGGCGCCTGAGTAGTTTGCTAATTAGGCCTTAAAATTGGCCTAATTCGACTTTCGAGGAAGGCGGTAGTCAACAGTGTGATCGCAGCTACCGTCTTTCTCGCAATCATTAACCCCATCACCATCGACATCCCAGCTTGGGTGCATGCCTTTTAATGTACTTTTTACGACGCTAATATCGGCAGTAAATTCACTTTGCTCATCACGGCGCGCGGCATTGCGCATCAAAAAGACCCGAATCACATAATCGCCATCATCAGAGATTTTAATCTCAGCATGATCACCTTTTACCGGGCCAACAAACAAAGCAGTTGGGTTGCCTTTTGGTAAAATATTAAAGTAGTTGCTTGAATTTGATGGAGCAAAATCAACCGTTAAGGTAGTGCCTTTATTAAGGTTAATTTGATATTCCAGCATCTCATAACCTTTAATTGTGTCTTTAACTTGCCAGCTTTGCTGCACCGCAATATCTGAAGCTAGCAACTCATAATGACGACTATTTGGTAAATTTTGTTCAGCAAACACCAAGCTACTTGTAGCCACCGAAAAACAAAACCCTATCAATAACAACAACTTCATATTCAACCTCTTTTTGGATTCTTTTTTAGAGAATGATAAATGCTGATTTTACAATTTTTAATTCTTTTAAAGTGAACTTATAGTTACTCCATCGCAGACACACTGCTTAACGAAACAGGATACCTACTATGAAACTTTTTACTTTAATCTCAGCTCAACCACACTTACAAAATATTAGCACTTTATTGGCACGTATTGGTTTATCGGCCATCTTTTTACTAACCGGCTTTAGCAAAATAGAGTTTTTCGATGCTACAGCGCAATATATGAGTAGTGTCGGTTTACCAGAGTTCTTACTGCCGTTTGTGATTGCCTTTGAAATTGTTGGCGGATTATTTATTTTACTAGGCTTTTTAACACAACTAACCGCTGTCGCTTTTGCTGGTTTCAGCCTAGTTAGTGCTTTGTTATTCCACTTTCAACTTGATGATCAAATGCAATTTTTAATGTTCTACAAAAACATTGCAATGGCAGGCGGCTTTTTAGCATTAGCCAGTGTTGGTGCAGGCAAAATCAGCCTAGATCAACTAGTGTTAAAACGTAGTCAGGCTTAACATTTATCCCAGCCAATAACCTAGGTTGTTGGCTGAATTTGTTTTTAAGAGGGCGCGAATATGGCAACGTTATTAACAGCAACCAGCCATGATATTGGTGGGCTCGATGTAAAACGCATCTTGCCTCATTTTGACAAAAAAATGGTTGGCCCATTTATCTTTTTTGACCACATGGGACCAAATCACTTTCCTCGCGGTGAGGGCATAAATGTGAAGCCTCACCCTCATATTGGCCTATCAACGCTCACTTATTTATTTACGGGCAGTATTTACCATCGCGATTCGCTAGGTAATAGCCTGCAAATAGAACCCGGCGATGTTAACTGGATGACCGCAGGTCGCGGGATAGTGCACTCAGAAAGAGAAAGCCTTGAAGTGCGGGCGAGCGAGCACGACATCAATGGTCTGCAATGCTGGGTTGCTTTACCTGAGAGTATAACCGAAATAGCACCGCGTTTTGAACATATCAAAAAACAGCAATTGCCTGAGAAAATCGAAAAAGGCGTGCTGATGAGACTCATTGTCGGTGATGCCTATGGCTTAAGCTCCCCTGTGAAAAGCTACTCACCGATGTTTTATGTCGATACGGTAGCAGAGCAAGGTAGCCATATAACTAAACCGCATCCTCATCATGAAACCGCAGTGTATGTTATTTATGGTGAAATTAGTGTGGGTGATACGCGCTATACCCAAGGCGACTTTGTACTACTTGATGACAGCGAACACGAAATAACGACTCTGGTGCACAGCCGCTTTATTTTACTCGGTGGCAGTAAATTCAATAAAGTCCCGTATTTACACTGGAATTTTGTTGCTTACAGCAAAGAGCGCATCGAGCAAGCAAAACAAGATTGGCAAGCACAGCGTTTTGCTAAAATCCCCGGTGATGAGCTTGAGTATATTGAGTTGCCCTCACCTAAAAAGTAAACTTTTTCAGTATTTACAGGTACTATTAGGTAGTTAAGTAAGCAAAGGAACATCATGCTAAGAATTACGTTAGAACAGTGGCGCATGTTTCGTGCTGTTGTCGAATTTGGGGGCTTTAACCAAGCCTCACAAGGCATTCATAAAAGCCAATCAAGTATTCATAATGCTGTTGGCAAAATTGAATCTGCACTCGATGTAAAGTTATTCAGCATTCAAGGCCGCAAAACCGTGCTCACTGAAGCTGGTGAAATGATGCTACGCCGTGCCAATTACTTACTTGATGAAGCCGCAAAAGTTGAGGCAATAGGCCAGACGTTAGGTGAAGGCATCGAAAGCAAATTACGAATTGCTGTTGATGCTATTTTCCCACAGCAATTGCTTTATAAAGTGCTTAACGATACCTCGTCACAATACCCGCAACTGCGTATTGAACTCCATGAGTCTGTGCTGATGGGGGGGAATGAACTGCTCGAAAACGATCAGGTTGATATTGCTATTACCGGCTTTCCAATTGCGGCAAACTTTCACGAAGAATTATGTGATATTGAGTTTATTGCCGTTGCACACCCAGATCACCCTTTGCATGCAATAGAGCGTGAAATAACCCTCGAAGATTTAAAATCACACCGCCAAATTGTTGTCCGCGATTCAGCCAATAAACACAAGCAAGATGGTGGATGGTTAGGTGCCGATCAGCGCTGGACGGTAACTCATTTGCGCACTTCTATTGATATGATCAGTAATGGACTTGGCTTTGCGTGGTTGCCAAAAATAGCAATAGAAAAACACCTTGCGGCGAGGCAAATGAAAGCACTTAATTTAACCCATAACAGTAGTCGCAGCGCTAAGTTACACTTGCTCTTTAAAGATGGTGATAAGCTTGGTCCAGCAGCACGCGCTTTCCTTGGAGAATTGCGTTACCAAGTGATGGAGAACCTATAGTTTCAGGGGCGTTTCAGCAATGCCTTTAACGCCCGGCTCGAGAATAAACACGCCACCACTGTGCGGGTAATCAGCGAGAACTGAGTCCTCCAGACCCACTGCAGCGGTAGTCACAGCTAAATGCATTAGCTCCTCGCCAACAAATGCGACACTCGTAACACGCGGTGCGGGCAAGCGAATAAACTGCACCTGCTCGCCGCTTGGTGAAAAACGATAAACGCCATAGCCATTCCAAGCGGCTACCCATAAATGGTCTTCGTTATCAACGGTCATGCCATCTGGAAAGCCCATACTTTCACTAAAGCGAATAAACTCTTGTTTATCAGAAAGCTCGCCCTGCTTATTCAGAACAAAACGATAGATAGTTTGTTTATCTGAGTCAGTAGAATATAGAAAATAGCCATTTTTACTCACCGCAGGGCCATTGCTGATGGTGTAGTTATGATCAACAGAAATCGGAGCTTGCCCATGTCCAAAACGATATAACTTACCACTATTGGTTTGCTCTTGAGAGTCCATAGAGCCAAAAAAACCAAAGCCTTGGCGAGAGGTTTTGCCATCGTTTAAACGATTTTGTGAGGGTTCATGGTCTATTGAATAAAGTAGTTCGCGGCTGAAATTTTCACTACAAAGTTTATAAATACCTTTGGCAAAGCCTGCAACTAGTTCACCCTGCTCGGTTTCCATAACCCAGCAAATAGGCTCTGGCATGGAAAACTGACTAACTCGCATTGATTGGCAATCTAAGCGAAACAAGCGCTGCCCTAAAATATCTACCCAAAATAAGCAGTTATGTGCTTTTGCAAAATAGGCCCCTTCGCCTAATTGGCACTGGCTAGAAATAATCATTTTGATGGTGTCATCGAGCATTGGCTTCACTACACGAACAGCTGAACTATTCTCATTCTATCTATGTATGAAAATAAGTGCTAGGCCAGATAACCCCGCAACGAGTAAGATTATGCCGCGAATGGCCTTCTCGTTGAGGTTATTGTTAATCACAAACGACAAGCCCCAGCCAATTAAAATTGCTGGCAAACAAAAAAAGAATAGCTTTACATCAGTCATATCGGCGGAACCTGTAAGCATCAATACGATAATGCCAAACAGGTTTATAAACACGAAAAATGCACTCAAGTTAGCTTTAATTTTTTCTTTATCTTCAGCTTGGTAGAGTAGCCCCATTGGTGCACCTCCTGCAGAAGTTGTGGTACCCAAAAAGCCCGACGACATTGATGCTAGTAAACTAGTAATTGTTGAGATTTTCGGTTTCATACCTATGATAGACAAAGCCACCACCACCAAAATACTCACCCCTAGCAGAAGCTGATACTGCTTTGCATTGACATACCACATCACGACAGCAGCTAAAATGACACCTATAGCACCGCCAATAATAGATATACCAGTTTGCTTCATGTCTATCGCGCCACGGTGCTTAATCATTAATACCGACGTTAAAAACAGCGCATTCAAAATCATTGGCCCAGGCACCAGATCTGGCATTAGCCAGTAAAGCACAGGCACACATAACATTCCTAAACCAAAGCCAATAACACTTTGTAGGCAAGCACCAATAATCAGAATTAAATAAACAAGTACAAAGTCGGTCAAACTTTCTTACCACCTTCCTAAGTATGAGCTCTGCTGAGCCTAAATCGTATATTTTATTATTATAGTATCATTTTAATTATGTAAAATTTTTATTTCACGCTAGTCATTTTGTTATCGTTTCGCAAGATTATGTCCAACCCGCATCCACTATCAATGATTGTGCAGTCATCATACAGCTGTCATCTGCGGCCAAAAATAGCGCGGCATTCACTACATGGTCTGGTTGAATAGTTTCGTTAATACACTGACTTAAACGAACATCTTCAATCATTTCTGGGGTTAGCCAATGCGTAATCTGGCGCTCTGTCATCACCCAACCTGGTACCAGTGAGTTCACACGAATATTATCTTTACCATATGAAGCAGCTAATGAACGGGTTAAACCTTCAATACCCGCTTTTGCGGTTGTGTAGGCTGGCATGCCGGTCTGCTTAATACGCCAGCTTACCGACCCCATATTGATAATGCTACCACCGCCTAAACGCTGCATCTGCTCAACCACTGCTTGAGATGAAAAGAAACACGGGCGTAAGTTAACTGCAAACTTGTCTTCCCAATATTTCACATCCATATTCTCTGCAGCATGACGAGTGTCATCGGCTGCGTTATTAATTAACACACCAATATCACCTTGCTGCTGGCGAGTTTGCTCAATGGCCGCTTTTAAAGCTTCAACATCACGTATATCACAATGGATAAATTGTGGGTCAAATTCATATTTACCAGCTAATTTTGCGCACAACGCATCGCTTTGCTCAGTTGCAATATCAACAAAGGTGACTTTCGCGCCCTGCTCGCAGAACCGCCTTACCATTACTTCACCAATTCCCGATGCACCGCCAGTAATAAACACACTCTTACCAGCAAGGCTTGGGTAAACTGTTTTTAGCTCGTTTGAATTTGGCATTATAACCTTATGTTTTAAAAGTCATTACAACGTAAAGAAGCGATACTTATTGAGCCGCTTCTTTATCAGCGATTTCTTTTTCAATAAACGCCATTGCTTCATCAATCATGTACGTCATCATGTTTTTAGCACGCTCAGGATCGCCGCTCGCAATTGCGTTATACACTTTAAAGTGCTCCTCAGCGATGGCCTTTTTATTGCCTTTAGCTGGCGTAGTATGCTGAATACTCACGTGCAGCGCTGTGCGAATAAAATCACGTAATTGGTAGAAAAAACGGTTACCACTGGCATGTAAAATTGCCGTGTGAAATGCAAGATCAGGCTCATGCATCACGCCTTCAGGCTCTTCTGCCGCAGCTTGCATTTTATCTAGTGCCATTTTAATTTCTGCAATTGCCGCTTGGTCGCCTTTTCTTGCTGCAAGTGCTGCTGCTTGAGGTTCGATAGCCAAGCGCACTTGTAAGAATTCTTTAAGTACGTAAAGTGAAGGGCTGCTTTCTAGTAACCATTTTAATACGCTTGTGTCGTATAAGTTCCAGTTCTCCGCCGATTCAACACGAATACCTTGTCGTGGACGAGAAGAAATCAGTCCTTTTGCAGCAAGCATTTTCACTGCTTCACGGACAGCTGTGCGGCTAATACCATACACTTCACATAGTTGTGCTTCAGTTGGTAGCCCCGTTTCAGTGTTATAATCACCAACAATAATTGCTTTACCGAGCTCATTGGTAACTTGTTGTGATAAGTTTAAATTTTCTAAACGCGCCATGTGTGTTCCTCAAAAGATCTGAGTAATATGATACATCTATAAAGCTATTCCGTCATCCTGCAAATAATCTATTAAAATCAATAGCAAACAAAAAACAACCTAATACAAGTATCTAAAATTCACACAGTATAGTCACCATTTAGAACACAGACTGTCACCTTATTTTAACAAATCTCTTTCACTCGGCCTATTTATAATATAATATTTTTATTCAACAATTATAAAGCTAAACTCTCTTTTCAAAATTAGGTGGAACACACGATGGTCGAACTAAGTACCTTAGACTGGGCAGTGCTAGCAGGATTTTTTGTCCTGTTACTTGGCGTTGTCGTGATGTCTATGCGACAAAAAGAAGAAGACACCGCTGATTACTTTTTAGCGGGTCGTAATGCAAGTTGGTTAGTGATTGGTGCCTCTATTTTCGCATCAAACATTGGCTCAGAACATTTAGTGGGTCTTTCAGGTTCAGGTGCACAATCGGGTATGGCACTAGCTCACTGGGAGATGCAATCGTGGATCATTCTACTACTCGGTTGGATTTTCGTGCCTTTCTATTGGAGTAGTAAAGTCTACACCATGCCTGAATTCTTAGAGCGCCGCTTTAACTCTAAATCACGTACTTTCTTATCTGTAATCTCATTGATTAGCTATGTATTAACCAAGGTCGCAGTAACGGTTTATGCCGGCGGTATCGCATTTAAAACAATCTTAGGTATTGAGAGTATTTGGGGTATCGATTTCTTCTGGATCTCAGCCATTGGCCTTGTAGTGATCACGGGTATTTATACGGTGCTTGGTGGTATGAAAGCCATTATGTGGACCTCTGTGTTGCAAACTCCGGTGCTCATTATTGGCTCCTTAGTCATACTCGTTGTTGGTCTAGATAAAGTAGGTGGCTGGGCAGAAGTTGAGCGTATCAACGATGCTAATATGCATCTTATTCGTAGTGCTTCAGATGCTGAGTTCCCTTGGCCTGGCATTGTATTTGGTTCATTCATTATTGGTTTTTGGTATTGGTGTACCGACCAATACATCGTACAACGTGTTTTATCTGCAAAAGGCATTAAAGAAGCACGTCGCGGTACCATGTTAGCCGGTTACTTAAAATTACTTCCTGTATTTATCTTCTTAGTGCCGGGCATGATTGCATACGCATTGAATGTTAAAGGTATTATTAGCTATGACAGTGCTGACCAAGCATTCCCAACTTTAGTTGCTGAGCTATTACCAGCTGGTGTTAAGGGGATTGTAATTGGTGGTTTAGTAGCAGCCCTTATGAGTTCTTTAGCATCATTATTTAATTCGTCAGCGACCTTGTTCACGATTGATTTCTATAAAAAATTCAAACCTGAATCATCTGAGAGGCACCTTCTTAAAGTAGGCCGTATTGCCACTATCGTTATTGTTATATTAGGCCTTCTGTGGATACCCGTCATGAGTTTAATAGCCGATGTGCTTTATGAATACTTGCAAAGTGTGCAGTCTCTTATTGCACCGGGAATTGCAGCAGTATTCTTACTAGGTTTATGCAGTAAACGCATCACTCCAACTGCTGGTTTTGTGGGTTTAGTATCAGGTTTTGTGCTTGGTATGATCCGCTTAGTGTTGCTGCCATTTAAAGATGATTTAACAGGTTCATCATTTGCGTGGATCACCACGATGAACTGGTTATATTACTGTATTCTGCTATTTGTCGTGGTCGTTGCGATTATGATTGTGGTGAGTATTTTCACCAAGCAAGCAGACGAAGAACAATTGAAAGGTCTTACTTTCTCAAGCCTAGATAAAGCAACGATGAAAGAAGTAGCTGCTGGCTTAGATAAGTGGGATTACATTCATACCGCGGGTATTATTGGTATTACTGCCTTTATTTACTACCGCTTCTGGTAATCGTTCGTTCCCAAAGTTGTAGGGCGCCAATTGGCGCCCTTTTTTTAAAAATTTTTAATCGGCGAGTTCTGGTGAGAACACTGGAAAACCGTTTTTATCCCACGTAATAATGCGTGCTCGCGCATGGCGATTTGGGTCTGTCAGTGGTGTGCCTTTCAGCTCTTTATAGTCACGACTGTGATAAATCATTAAATCGGTTACACCATCTTCAGCTTTTACAAAACTGTTGTGCCCAGGGCC
The nucleotide sequence above comes from Pseudoalteromonas shioyasakiensis. Encoded proteins:
- a CDS encoding DUF2271 domain-containing protein — protein: MKQAHLIAALLIGCLFSPLSFAKDPNLTVEFTLPELDVSPYHRPYVALWLETPERKHVTTIALWVEKAEWFKDLRQWWRKAGRSNDSFDGVTGATKRPGTYTIEWQGKDLKGNPVKPGSYLLNVEVVREEGGRDYTRVEIDLTKDGKVTIKGEKEFATSFVTITSN
- a CDS encoding sulfite exporter TauE/SafE family protein; translation: MTDFVLVYLILIIGACLQSVIGFGLGMLCVPVLYWLMPDLVPGPMILNALFLTSVLMIKHRGAIDMKQTGISIIGGAIGVILAAVVMWYVNAKQYQLLLGVSILVVVALSIIGMKPKISTITSLLASMSSGFLGTTTSAGGAPMGLLYQAEDKEKIKANLSAFFVFINLFGIIVLMLTGSADMTDVKLFFFCLPAILIGWGLSFVINNNLNEKAIRGIILLVAGLSGLALIFIHR
- a CDS encoding FadR family transcriptional regulator, whose translation is MARLENLNLSQQVTNELGKAIIVGDYNTETGLPTEAQLCEVYGISRTAVREAVKMLAAKGLISSRPRQGIRVESAENWNLYDTSVLKWLLESSPSLYVLKEFLQVRLAIEPQAAALAARKGDQAAIAEIKMALDKMQAAAEEPEGVMHEPDLAFHTAILHASGNRFFYQLRDFIRTALHVSIQHTTPAKGNKKAIAEEHFKVYNAIASGDPERAKNMMTYMIDEAMAFIEKEIADKEAAQ
- a CDS encoding SDR family oxidoreductase, whose protein sequence is MPNSNELKTVYPSLAGKSVFITGGASGIGEVMVRRFCEQGAKVTFVDIATEQSDALCAKLAGKYEFDPQFIHCDIRDVEALKAAIEQTRQQQGDIGVLINNAADDTRHAAENMDVKYWEDKFAVNLRPCFFSSQAVVEQMQRLGGGSIINMGSVSWRIKQTGMPAYTTAKAGIEGLTRSLAASYGKDNIRVNSLVPGWVMTERQITHWLTPEMIEDVRLSQCINETIQPDHVVNAALFLAADDSCMMTAQSLIVDAGWT
- a CDS encoding SMP-30/gluconolactonase/LRE family protein, with translation MLDDTIKMIISSQCQLGEGAYFAKAHNCLFWVDILGQRLFRLDCQSMRVSQFSMPEPICWVMETEQGELVAGFAKGIYKLCSENFSRELLYSIDHEPSQNRLNDGKTSRQGFGFFGSMDSQEQTNSGKLYRFGHGQAPISVDHNYTISNGPAVSKNGYFLYSTDSDKQTIYRFVLNKQGELSDKQEFIRFSESMGFPDGMTVDNEDHLWVAAWNGYGVYRFSPSGEQVQFIRLPAPRVTSVAFVGEELMHLAVTTAAVGLEDSVLADYPHSGGVFILEPGVKGIAETPLKL
- a CDS encoding DUF4198 domain-containing protein, yielding MKLKLLKTALIGAVTFTALASGYAQAHARWLMPSHTSLSGEKTHYVMIDASISNELFSPDKAYRPKEKGAEYDDNLLIALAPNGKPVKETIRAYYLKRKNSAAVSLSQDGTYHIAMQQKPMLMTFYKDKDGNRGRVFAGKKEADLPAGATDVRTVKSIATVDTFVSRNGTSKPTLLGQGLEISGPTHPNDLFAGEEAKFQLLMDGKPAADVELAIVRGSARYRNERDEVKVTTDKKGFFTVTFAHADMYLIEASVDQKPTEADIDNVRYSLFTTLEVAPE
- a CDS encoding sodium/solute symporter (Members of the Solute:Sodium Symporter (SSS), TC 2.A.21 as described in tcdb.org, catalyze solute:Na+ symport. Known solutes for members of the family include sugars, amino acids, nucleosides, inositols, vitamins, urea or anions, depending on the system.); the protein is MVELSTLDWAVLAGFFVLLLGVVVMSMRQKEEDTADYFLAGRNASWLVIGASIFASNIGSEHLVGLSGSGAQSGMALAHWEMQSWIILLLGWIFVPFYWSSKVYTMPEFLERRFNSKSRTFLSVISLISYVLTKVAVTVYAGGIAFKTILGIESIWGIDFFWISAIGLVVITGIYTVLGGMKAIMWTSVLQTPVLIIGSLVILVVGLDKVGGWAEVERINDANMHLIRSASDAEFPWPGIVFGSFIIGFWYWCTDQYIVQRVLSAKGIKEARRGTMLAGYLKLLPVFIFLVPGMIAYALNVKGIISYDSADQAFPTLVAELLPAGVKGIVIGGLVAALMSSLASLFNSSATLFTIDFYKKFKPESSERHLLKVGRIATIVIVILGLLWIPVMSLIADVLYEYLQSVQSLIAPGIAAVFLLGLCSKRITPTAGFVGLVSGFVLGMIRLVLLPFKDDLTGSSFAWITTMNWLYYCILLFVVVVAIMIVVSIFTKQADEEQLKGLTFSSLDKATMKEVAAGLDKWDYIHTAGIIGITAFIYYRFW
- a CDS encoding pirin family protein, giving the protein MATLLTATSHDIGGLDVKRILPHFDKKMVGPFIFFDHMGPNHFPRGEGINVKPHPHIGLSTLTYLFTGSIYHRDSLGNSLQIEPGDVNWMTAGRGIVHSERESLEVRASEHDINGLQCWVALPESITEIAPRFEHIKKQQLPEKIEKGVLMRLIVGDAYGLSSPVKSYSPMFYVDTVAEQGSHITKPHPHHETAVYVIYGEISVGDTRYTQGDFVLLDDSEHEITTLVHSRFILLGGSKFNKVPYLHWNFVAYSKERIEQAKQDWQAQRFAKIPGDELEYIELPSPKK
- a CDS encoding DoxX family protein produces the protein MKLFTLISAQPHLQNISTLLARIGLSAIFLLTGFSKIEFFDATAQYMSSVGLPEFLLPFVIAFEIVGGLFILLGFLTQLTAVAFAGFSLVSALLFHFQLDDQMQFLMFYKNIAMAGGFLALASVGAGKISLDQLVLKRSQA
- a CDS encoding LysR family transcriptional regulator, which translates into the protein MLRITLEQWRMFRAVVEFGGFNQASQGIHKSQSSIHNAVGKIESALDVKLFSIQGRKTVLTEAGEMMLRRANYLLDEAAKVEAIGQTLGEGIESKLRIAVDAIFPQQLLYKVLNDTSSQYPQLRIELHESVLMGGNELLENDQVDIAITGFPIAANFHEELCDIEFIAVAHPDHPLHAIEREITLEDLKSHRQIVVRDSANKHKQDGGWLGADQRWTVTHLRTSIDMISNGLGFAWLPKIAIEKHLAARQMKALNLTHNSSRSAKLHLLFKDGDKLGPAARAFLGELRYQVMENL